In one window of Chryseobacterium phocaeense DNA:
- a CDS encoding thioredoxin fold domain-containing protein, with amino-acid sequence MKKLAIFSSVFIGILAFAQGIKFEDSNFSAVLAKAKKENKLVFVDAYASWCGPCKLMVKNIFPLQSVGDFYNSHFVNAKIDMEKGEGIGLAKKYNVKVFPTYLFINGDGEEVHRTLGYVEEKDFIQFAKDAEDPSKRLTSLKKKFEGGEKDPEFLKNLATLTMYNDSEFAGKVLDRYFQQKTTMDQEDIQLLLTATQSTEGPLYKIFQTRKTEIVTIFPEDRYAKFDKNVKINTVIKKSYNADTKSWNDSYYLTESQKFLTKEESEKILKRAKASRALKDKDIPTYEKLMLEMYKDYSAASSEELNSIAWNFFENVSNKSSLEKAVAWAQESVKKSENYANTDTLANLYNKIGDKKNAKIWAEKSVQLAKTEGQDSTDTEKLLKSL; translated from the coding sequence ATGAAAAAATTAGCAATATTTTCTTCCGTTTTTATAGGAATACTTGCCTTTGCGCAGGGAATTAAATTTGAAGACAGCAATTTCTCAGCTGTCCTCGCCAAAGCAAAAAAAGAGAACAAACTGGTCTTTGTAGATGCCTATGCATCATGGTGCGGGCCTTGTAAGTTAATGGTAAAAAATATTTTCCCGCTTCAAAGCGTAGGAGACTTCTACAACTCGCATTTCGTAAATGCCAAAATAGATATGGAGAAAGGAGAAGGAATAGGTCTTGCCAAAAAATATAACGTTAAAGTATTCCCAACCTACCTTTTCATTAACGGTGACGGTGAAGAAGTGCACAGGACCTTAGGCTACGTGGAGGAAAAAGATTTCATCCAGTTTGCAAAGGATGCTGAAGACCCAAGCAAAAGACTCACTTCATTAAAGAAAAAATTTGAAGGCGGAGAAAAAGATCCTGAGTTTCTGAAAAACCTGGCAACGCTTACCATGTATAATGATTCTGAATTTGCAGGTAAAGTACTAGACCGTTATTTCCAGCAGAAAACCACTATGGATCAGGAAGATATACAATTGCTTCTTACTGCAACCCAGAGTACGGAAGGCCCCCTCTATAAAATATTCCAGACCAGGAAAACTGAAATTGTAACAATTTTCCCGGAAGACAGATATGCAAAATTTGATAAAAATGTAAAGATAAATACAGTTATTAAAAAATCTTATAATGCAGATACAAAATCATGGAATGACAGCTATTACCTGACAGAGTCTCAAAAATTCCTTACTAAAGAAGAATCTGAAAAGATTTTAAAAAGAGCAAAAGCCAGCAGAGCACTGAAAGATAAGGATATTCCAACCTATGAGAAACTGATGCTTGAAATGTATAAGGATTATTCTGCTGCAAGTTCTGAAGAACTGAACTCTATAGCATGGAATTTCTTTGAAAATGTAAGCAATAAATCTTCTCTTGAAAAAGCAGTAGCCTGGGCTCAGGAATCTGTAAAGAAAAGTGAAAACTACGCCAACACAGACACACTTGCCAACCTTTACAATAAGATAGGAGATAAAAAGAATGCAAAGATCTGGGCTGAGAAATCTGTTCAGCTGGCTAAAACTGAAGGACAGGATTCTACGGATACCGAAAAACTGCTGAAAAGCCTTTAA
- a CDS encoding 3-oxoacyl-ACP synthase III family protein — translation MIKSTIKGIGFYVPDNVVTNDDLAKLMTTNDEWITERTGIKERRHRQNRNDSQETTAYLGFKASEKALEKAGLTAKDIDYIVFATLSPDYYFPGCGVLLQDMLGCDTIGALDVRNQCSGFVYAVSVANAFIKSGTYKNILVVGAEIHSFGLDFSDEGRGVSVIFGDGAGAIVLSATEDENAGDILAVNMHSEGKYADELCTQFPGSKYGWSDRMRKEPENVTNKEVYPIMNGNFVFKHAVTRFPETMQEALDKAGKTIEDLDMFIPHQANLRIAQFVQQKFGLPDEKIHNNIQKYGNTTAASIPIALSEAIEEGKIKRGDLVLLSAFGSGFTWGSVLFEY, via the coding sequence ATGATTAAAAGTACAATAAAAGGGATCGGATTTTATGTTCCAGACAATGTTGTTACGAATGATGATTTAGCTAAACTAATGACCACGAATGATGAATGGATCACTGAAAGAACAGGCATCAAAGAAAGAAGACACAGACAAAACAGGAATGATTCTCAGGAAACCACAGCATATTTAGGATTCAAAGCTTCTGAAAAAGCTTTAGAGAAAGCCGGGCTTACCGCTAAGGATATTGATTATATAGTTTTTGCGACCCTGTCTCCGGATTATTATTTTCCTGGTTGTGGTGTTTTGCTCCAGGATATGCTGGGTTGTGACACTATTGGCGCTCTGGATGTGAGAAACCAGTGTTCAGGGTTTGTGTATGCGGTGAGTGTTGCCAATGCCTTTATCAAATCAGGTACTTATAAAAATATACTGGTGGTAGGAGCGGAGATTCATTCTTTCGGACTGGATTTTTCCGATGAAGGGCGGGGCGTTTCCGTGATTTTCGGAGATGGGGCAGGAGCCATCGTGCTTTCAGCTACAGAAGATGAAAATGCAGGGGATATTCTGGCGGTTAATATGCATTCTGAAGGGAAATATGCAGACGAACTGTGCACCCAGTTCCCGGGTTCTAAATACGGATGGAGCGACAGAATGAGAAAAGAACCGGAAAACGTTACCAATAAAGAGGTGTATCCGATAATGAACGGAAACTTCGTGTTCAAGCATGCGGTGACAAGATTCCCGGAAACGATGCAGGAAGCACTGGATAAAGCAGGGAAAACAATTGAAGACCTTGATATGTTCATTCCTCATCAGGCGAATCTCAGAATTGCGCAGTTTGTTCAGCAGAAATTCGGACTGCCGGATGAAAAAATCCACAATAACATCCAGAAATACGGAAATACTACGGCAGCTTCTATTCCTATTGCTTTAAGTGAAGCCATTGAGGAAGGAAAGATCAAAAGAGGGGATCTGGTATTGCTTTCAGCTTTTGGAAGCGGATTTACATGGGGAAGTGTCTTGTTTGAATATTAA
- a CDS encoding magnesium transporter CorA family protein, producing MPIDTLYRDSQCEWVDVEAPTAEDLKFLHERYEINNLLLEDTTDPNHLPKYEEDGNVKFFLLRESTELERKNLNTISDISTKIGIFLLENTIITIHRMKTKSISETKKELSSMQTEVPSSKIALMIALLVMKSFDDESISLLETMDNIENEIFLKNTNHTNQIRRLYKLKRKSGLNSRVLTISTDAVDKFKLLNLQDSEIVDLKDKHKDVVADFDHLNIQITNLISMFLALSDQKANQVMKVLAIYSVYFLPITFIAGVYGMNFDNMPELHHKNGYFITLGLMALVVICTFIYARRKQW from the coding sequence ATGCCAATCGACACGTTATACAGAGATTCCCAGTGTGAATGGGTAGATGTAGAGGCTCCCACAGCGGAAGACCTGAAATTTCTTCACGAAAGATACGAGATCAACAATCTTCTCCTTGAAGATACAACGGATCCTAACCACCTTCCGAAATATGAAGAAGATGGCAATGTAAAATTTTTCCTGCTCCGTGAAAGTACAGAACTGGAAAGAAAGAACCTCAACACCATCAGTGACATCAGCACCAAGATTGGAATCTTTCTTCTCGAAAATACCATCATCACGATCCACAGGATGAAGACCAAAAGTATCTCGGAGACTAAAAAAGAGCTTTCTTCCATGCAGACTGAAGTGCCTTCTTCAAAAATTGCCTTAATGATTGCCCTGCTGGTTATGAAAAGCTTTGATGATGAATCTATAAGCCTTCTGGAAACAATGGATAATATTGAAAACGAGATTTTCCTTAAAAATACAAATCACACCAATCAGATCAGAAGATTATATAAGCTGAAAAGAAAATCAGGGCTGAACTCCCGGGTACTAACGATTTCTACGGATGCTGTTGACAAATTCAAGCTGTTGAATCTCCAGGATTCCGAAATTGTCGATCTAAAAGATAAGCATAAGGACGTGGTAGCGGATTTTGATCATTTAAACATCCAGATTACCAACCTTATTTCTATGTTCCTGGCACTTTCAGACCAGAAGGCCAATCAGGTCATGAAAGTTTTGGCTATATATTCCGTGTATTTTTTACCGATCACCTTTATTGCCGGTGTTTACGGAATGAATTTCGACAATATGCCGGAGCTTCACCATAAGAACGGGTATTTTATTACGTTGGGATTGATGGCTTTGGTGGTGATCTGTACATTTATTTATGCAAGGCGTAAACAGTGGTAA
- a CDS encoding patatin-like phospholipase family protein, translating to MKAEILDKILEEDVLSRASKEKLSALQKNISAKEFSDLLDAQGNQYVEFVQEGGGVWGSALVGYLYGLEIFGVRFLKVAGTSAGAINTMLIAACKTKEESKSDVIRDILFSWNFADFMDGKTYVKTTIHAVLNNKDFFKINAIIAAVIMIILIAIPFAARPETTLSAKLLFLIPLIPVAIAFFCIKKFYNDFRKQNSGFNPGNTFLSTMQGVLDGFGIKTVANLNEKFIQKEHALNLNYRYGNSQEYYTIALKSIEAIKDKNLEHIDQTRYRIFYESAVNNDYYKNNPFYQLRSEYVVITTDINAKIKVELPTMANLYWSEEELKHISPAEFVRASMSVPFFFEPFQKRINKDDDSVKYAWKFWMNTKPEDIYPAGLFIDGGSISNFPIDIFHASDVFYPRMPLFGVQLTSDSDLLSEKGKTSEEILKTPFSYAGNIISTLKGFNDKSFLTKHSFYRLYSIQSVNCGTSSWLNFFMKREEKEDLFNRGFQAALDFLNQFDWEKYKYERMLLSMKEKKILKEEDTPTVG from the coding sequence ATGAAAGCTGAAATCCTAGATAAAATCCTTGAGGAAGATGTACTTTCCAGGGCATCTAAAGAAAAATTATCTGCGCTGCAGAAGAATATTTCTGCAAAAGAATTTTCTGACCTTCTGGATGCACAGGGAAATCAATATGTAGAGTTTGTGCAGGAAGGAGGAGGTGTCTGGGGAAGCGCCCTGGTAGGCTACCTGTACGGCCTGGAAATTTTCGGAGTCCGTTTTCTGAAAGTGGCGGGAACCAGTGCAGGAGCCATCAACACCATGCTTATTGCCGCCTGCAAAACCAAAGAAGAATCCAAAAGTGATGTGATCAGGGATATTCTCTTCAGCTGGAATTTTGCAGATTTTATGGATGGAAAAACGTACGTAAAAACAACCATTCATGCGGTTCTGAACAATAAGGATTTCTTTAAGATCAATGCGATTATTGCAGCAGTCATTATGATTATCCTGATAGCCATCCCTTTTGCAGCCCGGCCTGAAACGACACTCAGCGCCAAACTGCTTTTCCTTATTCCGTTAATTCCCGTTGCTATTGCTTTTTTCTGTATCAAAAAGTTTTATAATGACTTCAGAAAGCAAAACAGCGGATTCAATCCGGGAAATACATTTCTAAGTACCATGCAAGGTGTTCTGGACGGTTTCGGAATCAAAACAGTGGCTAATCTCAATGAAAAGTTTATTCAGAAGGAGCATGCTCTGAATCTAAACTACCGCTATGGCAATTCGCAGGAATATTATACCATAGCCCTGAAAAGCATTGAAGCCATAAAAGATAAAAATTTGGAGCATATTGACCAGACACGCTACAGAATATTCTACGAAAGTGCGGTGAATAATGATTATTACAAAAACAATCCGTTTTACCAGCTTCGTTCGGAATATGTGGTGATCACTACTGATATCAATGCCAAAATAAAGGTAGAGCTTCCCACCATGGCTAATCTGTACTGGTCTGAAGAAGAGCTGAAACACATCAGCCCTGCTGAATTTGTAAGGGCCTCAATGTCTGTCCCGTTCTTTTTTGAACCCTTTCAGAAAAGGATTAATAAGGATGATGATTCGGTGAAATATGCCTGGAAATTCTGGATGAATACGAAACCGGAAGACATCTACCCCGCCGGACTGTTCATAGACGGCGGCAGTATTTCCAATTTCCCGATCGATATTTTTCATGCCAGCGATGTTTTTTATCCGAGGATGCCGCTTTTCGGGGTACAGCTTACCAGCGATTCCGATCTTCTGTCTGAAAAAGGAAAAACCAGTGAAGAAATTCTTAAAACACCTTTTTCTTACGCAGGAAATATCATCAGTACTTTAAAAGGTTTCAATGACAAATCATTTCTTACTAAGCATAGCTTTTACCGGCTTTACAGCATCCAGAGCGTCAACTGTGGTACCAGCAGCTGGCTGAATTTCTTTATGAAAAGAGAAGAAAAAGAGGATCTTTTTAACAGGGGTTTCCAGGCTGCCCTTGATTTTCTCAACCAGTTTGACTGGGAAAAATATAAGTATGAAAGGATGCTGCTTTCGATGAAGGAGAAAAAGATCCTTAAAGAAGAGGATACGCCTACGGTGGGATAG
- a CDS encoding HEAT repeat domain-containing protein, producing the protein MKKLIAITFLLTFTFLSAQKKTIKEFRKDFEKAVNADLTEDQLNNLFRDYPLILTPHSDTTQLFSMLEGNNRDDHSMSGFKADKLYRQNIDQLLGSANSNKRILAYLLVASTQDHSKEQILLEKIKTETDKGTLIWSGMALLSLKTGHTDELFDFLIKNEDFGDAHMLPMYFNLNKDSLRNTAYKKMDSPDENSKVLAVQMLSKTENNVKTEQLVKNAVKNWDINLKGYAIYTLGELQMPDLLGLLQPLLNNEKTRNISLIALASSPTKADRDYLISQVNTSKKFDEDIMNALFNSKNPENLKFWLTTIPNKEIPKDYYFFIHDQPLLADDEMLEPLHTALQNIKNNHVLGELVRALQNRSDDISVNLMLSLLKSPSSTVRYWTAETIKDNPNPILQSKENQKLIKKGLEDGNSVD; encoded by the coding sequence ATGAAAAAATTAATTGCCATAACCTTTTTACTCACTTTTACATTCTTATCAGCTCAGAAAAAAACGATAAAAGAATTCAGAAAGGATTTTGAAAAGGCGGTCAATGCAGATCTTACTGAAGACCAACTCAATAATTTATTCCGGGATTACCCACTTATTTTAACTCCTCACAGTGATACTACCCAATTATTTTCCATGTTAGAGGGAAATAATCGTGATGATCATTCCATGTCCGGTTTTAAAGCTGACAAGTTGTATCGACAAAACATTGATCAACTGCTGGGATCTGCCAATTCCAACAAAAGAATTCTTGCTTATCTGTTGGTAGCATCAACCCAGGATCATTCAAAGGAACAGATCCTGCTGGAGAAAATTAAAACAGAAACCGATAAAGGAACACTTATCTGGTCCGGTATGGCTTTATTAAGTTTAAAGACAGGTCATACAGATGAATTATTCGATTTTCTTATAAAAAATGAGGATTTTGGTGATGCTCATATGCTTCCCATGTATTTTAATCTGAATAAAGATTCTTTAAGGAATACCGCCTATAAAAAGATGGACAGCCCGGATGAAAACTCAAAAGTTCTGGCAGTACAAATGTTGTCCAAAACAGAAAACAATGTCAAAACAGAACAACTGGTAAAAAATGCGGTGAAAAATTGGGATATCAATCTAAAAGGATATGCAATCTATACTTTAGGAGAACTTCAGATGCCAGATCTTCTCGGTCTGCTTCAACCTTTACTAAATAACGAAAAAACAAGAAATATTTCTTTGATAGCTTTAGCCAGCAGCCCTACAAAAGCAGACCGGGATTATCTTATTTCACAGGTCAATACCAGTAAAAAATTTGATGAGGACATCATGAATGCTTTATTCAATTCCAAAAACCCTGAGAATCTCAAATTCTGGTTAACTACAATACCCAATAAAGAAATCCCCAAAGACTATTATTTTTTCATTCATGACCAGCCTTTATTAGCCGATGATGAGATGCTGGAGCCTTTGCATACAGCTCTTCAGAATATAAAAAATAATCATGTTTTAGGAGAACTGGTAAGGGCTTTACAAAACAGATCCGATGACATAAGTGTTAATTTAATGCTATCCCTGCTTAAAAGTCCAAGCTCAACAGTACGGTACTGGACCGCTGAAACTATAAAAGATAATCCCAATCCCATATTACAGTCTAAAGAAAATCAAAAACTGATAAAAAAAGGATTAGAAGATGGTAATTCTGTTGATTAG